From Octadecabacter arcticus 238, a single genomic window includes:
- a CDS encoding alpha/beta fold hydrolase: MTLPLVLLPGMMCDARLFGPQIAALSQRGQVTVSEISGHDSIVGLAADVLADAPPEFALAGLSMGGIIAMEIMRQSPSRVVKLALMDTNPLAELDAVKARRAPQIAKAQTGQLAHVIRDEMKPNYLTDGPHRAAILDLCMDMALALGADAFIRQSVALRDRPDQSDTLRSVTVRTLILCGRHDALCPVARHELMQELISDASLEIIEDAGHLPTLEQPRKTTAALIRWMEE, translated from the coding sequence ATGACGCTGCCTCTGGTTTTATTGCCGGGTATGATGTGCGACGCACGGTTGTTTGGACCCCAAATAGCGGCTTTGTCTCAGCGTGGTCAGGTTACCGTCAGCGAGATTTCGGGCCATGATTCGATCGTGGGACTAGCAGCAGATGTACTGGCAGATGCTCCACCGGAGTTTGCGCTGGCGGGACTGTCGATGGGCGGTATCATCGCGATGGAGATCATGCGCCAATCTCCGAGCCGCGTGGTAAAGCTAGCCTTGATGGACACCAATCCGCTGGCTGAGTTGGATGCTGTTAAAGCCCGCCGTGCCCCGCAAATCGCCAAGGCACAGACAGGACAACTTGCCCATGTAATACGTGACGAAATGAAGCCAAATTACTTGACTGATGGTCCCCATCGCGCCGCGATCCTAGATTTATGTATGGATATGGCACTGGCTCTTGGGGCAGATGCATTTATACGCCAGTCCGTGGCATTGCGTGACCGCCCTGATCAATCGGACACATTGCGCAGCGTGACAGTGCGCACGCTGATCCTATGCGGCCGGCATGATGCATTATGCCCTGTGGCGCGGCATGAATTGATGCAGGAGCTAATCTCGGATGCTTCGTTAGAGATTATCGAAGATGCGGGGCACCTGCCGACTCTCGAGCAGCCCAGAAAGACAACAGCGGCACTGATCCGTTGGATGGAGGAATGA
- a CDS encoding TRAP transporter small permease has product MAALGGIAISTAMVLVCTDAVMRHLFSAPLTFQFTLTESYLMVMSFALALPWGYRSGGRIRISLLLATLGDRNRDILVRGGNIVAALYLVVLGWKALEKTTSAFGNNDLVMGVIDWPVGWSWVWLPIGLFTLALRLLVDAALPIDPNADSAH; this is encoded by the coding sequence ATGGCCGCACTGGGTGGGATCGCAATTTCGACGGCTATGGTACTTGTCTGCACTGATGCAGTGATGCGGCACCTGTTTTCGGCACCGCTGACCTTTCAGTTTACCCTGACCGAAAGTTATCTGATGGTCATGAGTTTTGCGCTAGCGCTGCCTTGGGGCTACCGTTCTGGGGGCAGGATACGTATTTCACTGCTGCTAGCTACTTTGGGCGACAGAAACCGGGACATATTGGTCCGGGGTGGCAACATTGTTGCCGCCCTTTACCTCGTGGTGCTGGGTTGGAAAGCGCTTGAAAAAACAACTTCCGCCTTCGGAAACAACGATCTGGTCATGGGGGTGATCGACTGGCCGGTTGGGTGGTCTTGGGTTTGGTTGCCGATAGGGCTTTTCACCTTGGCGCTGCGCCTACTTGTTGATGCAGCCTTACCAATTGATCCGAACGCAGACTCGGCCCACTGA
- a CDS encoding IS6 family transposase, with amino-acid sequence MIDFKGTHFPKDVILFAIFFYLRYQVSYRDLEEIMEERGVDVDHGTLNRWVVKFAPLLATQAQSRKKPTAESWRMDETYIKVKGKWTYYYRAVDNTGKTLDFMLSERRNKAAARRFFKRAIGTNGVPDRVVIDKSGANLAGLESVNVILKFMGSGNTIKILQVKYLNNIIEQDHRFVKRITGPMLGFKAFHSAEATLAGIETAHMIRKGQLHANSLTAFQQFAALAA; translated from the coding sequence ATGATCGATTTCAAGGGTACGCACTTCCCGAAGGACGTGATCCTTTTCGCGATCTTTTTCTATCTCCGCTACCAGGTCTCCTACCGTGATCTTGAAGAGATCATGGAGGAACGCGGCGTTGATGTTGATCATGGGACACTGAACCGTTGGGTGGTTAAGTTTGCGCCGCTGCTGGCGACACAAGCGCAGTCGCGTAAGAAGCCGACTGCAGAATCTTGGCGTATGGATGAAACCTACATCAAGGTTAAAGGCAAATGGACCTACTATTACCGCGCTGTCGACAACACGGGGAAAACCCTTGATTTCATGCTGTCTGAGCGTCGCAACAAGGCAGCAGCCCGTCGATTCTTCAAGCGCGCGATTGGCACGAACGGCGTGCCTGACCGTGTTGTCATCGACAAGAGCGGCGCCAATCTGGCGGGTCTGGAAAGCGTCAATGTAATTCTGAAGTTCATGGGCTCCGGCAACACGATCAAGATCCTGCAGGTCAAATACCTCAACAACATCATCGAACAGGATCATCGCTTCGTAAAGAGGATCACGGGGCCGATGCTAGGCTTCAAGGCCTTCCATTCTGCCGAGGCGACCTTGGCTGGAATCGAGACTGCGCACATGATCCGAAAGGGGCAGCTCCATGCCAACAGTCTCACCGCGTTTCAGCAGTTTGCGGCGCTCGCAGCATAA
- a CDS encoding flavin reductase family protein, protein MAHDPFKAICAPRPIGWIGTCDALGIANLAPYSFFMPISSQPNMIAFSSEGLKHTACNARDRGEFTFSLATLDLATEMNISAAECPEGVDEFALAGLTKGISLVITTPFVAASPAAFECVTTTTVQLTDRSGSLIDRYLVIGEVVGVHLSQSALVSGRFDIVKARSIARAGYRDYVTVSQTWEMPRPDDED, encoded by the coding sequence TTGGCCCATGATCCCTTTAAGGCTATCTGCGCTCCCCGACCCATCGGTTGGATCGGGACGTGCGATGCCCTAGGGATTGCCAATCTGGCACCCTATTCTTTTTTTATGCCGATTTCGTCACAGCCCAATATGATCGCCTTTTCAAGTGAGGGACTAAAACACACCGCCTGTAACGCGCGTGACCGTGGCGAGTTTACCTTTTCGCTCGCGACACTGGACTTGGCCACAGAGATGAACATCAGTGCTGCGGAGTGTCCCGAGGGCGTGGATGAATTTGCGCTTGCCGGATTGACCAAGGGAATCTCGCTGGTAATAACCACACCCTTTGTCGCTGCAAGCCCTGCCGCTTTTGAATGTGTAACCACAACGACAGTGCAGCTTACCGACCGCTCAGGCAGCCTGATTGACCGCTATCTAGTCATTGGGGAGGTTGTCGGCGTTCATCTGTCACAGAGCGCATTGGTTTCTGGGCGGTTCGATATCGTGAAGGCAAGGTCCATCGCGCGCGCAGGCTACCGCGACTATGTCACTGTTTCTCAGACGTGGGAAATGCCTCGACCTGACGACGAGGACTGA
- a CDS encoding TRAP transporter large permease, which yields MIILAGISILILFLVLGLPVGFALGVAGCLSLLMIAPEATVLGLMTEVVHHTFANYVILTIPAFVMMSEFLSAGGIADDMMIACNRVMRRIRGGLAMACVLAGAVLAATSGSSTASVATIARAAYPTMARLGYNPGLAVGTIAISGTLAIMIPPSIALVVYGILTEESIGKLFIAGIGPGIVTALGYIFAIFITIKRNPDFAPMQDAALADTNGNEVKQKGRVWPVGLLVFVVLGSLYSGLATPTEVGAIGAVGAFVLALSLRRLDPRSAVAAVGNTLRTSTMIVTIIFGALMFGYFMTYTQTTVKLLEWIAAADVSPYLVLSLILLMYLLMGMLMDQFAILVLTVPVTYSIVTGLGFDPIWFGILVVKTAEIGLVTPPVGLNIFIASSATGTSTKVGFKGVTPFVIVELVLLGLLVLFPQITLFLVN from the coding sequence ATGATTATTCTTGCTGGGATTTCCATTTTGATCCTGTTTCTTGTGCTTGGGCTGCCCGTTGGCTTTGCCTTGGGCGTCGCCGGCTGTTTGAGCCTGCTGATGATTGCACCGGAAGCGACCGTGCTGGGGCTGATGACAGAGGTCGTACATCACACATTCGCGAATTATGTAATCCTGACGATACCTGCCTTTGTCATGATGTCGGAATTCTTGAGCGCGGGCGGTATTGCAGACGATATGATGATAGCCTGCAATAGGGTGATGCGCCGGATAAGAGGTGGGCTGGCTATGGCCTGCGTGTTGGCAGGGGCGGTTCTTGCGGCAACCTCGGGAAGCTCCACTGCTTCGGTGGCGACCATTGCGCGCGCCGCGTATCCGACAATGGCCCGGCTTGGGTACAATCCGGGCCTCGCTGTCGGCACCATCGCGATCTCTGGAACCTTGGCAATAATGATTCCACCTTCGATCGCGCTAGTGGTTTATGGAATCCTGACCGAAGAAAGCATTGGAAAACTGTTCATCGCCGGCATCGGCCCCGGCATTGTGACAGCACTGGGTTATATCTTTGCCATCTTTATCACCATCAAGCGCAACCCCGACTTTGCCCCGATGCAAGATGCGGCACTGGCCGATACGAACGGTAATGAAGTGAAGCAAAAGGGTAGGGTCTGGCCCGTTGGTTTGCTTGTCTTTGTGGTGCTGGGCAGTCTTTATTCTGGCCTCGCCACCCCGACAGAAGTTGGTGCGATTGGGGCTGTAGGGGCGTTCGTTCTTGCGCTGTCCTTGCGCCGCCTTGATCCGCGCAGCGCTGTTGCCGCCGTGGGGAATACGCTGCGCACCTCGACGATGATTGTCACCATCATCTTTGGCGCTCTGATGTTCGGCTATTTCATGACCTATACCCAAACGACGGTGAAGCTGCTGGAGTGGATCGCTGCGGCAGACGTCTCGCCCTATCTGGTACTGTCGCTGATCTTGCTGATGTACCTATTGATGGGCATGTTGATGGACCAGTTCGCGATTTTGGTTCTGACCGTCCCAGTGACCTACTCCATCGTGACTGGCCTTGGTTTTGATCCAATCTGGTTTGGTATTCTGGTGGTTAAAACCGCTGAGATCGGTCTGGTGACCCCGCCGGTAGGGCTCAATATATTTATCGCATCCTCAGCAACCGGCACTTCTACCAAAGTAGGCTTCAAGGGGGTTACACCCTTTGTCATCGTCGAATTGGTGTTGTTGGGGCTGCTCGTTCTTTTCCCGCAAATTACTCTTTTCCTTGTTAACTAA
- a CDS encoding fumarylacetoacetate hydrolase family protein has translation MKIFSYTDGTTHRSGYCLEGLYYDLGDVHVGGIDALIIQGRLNCDDLAAATHRVGAQALDPSSLRFLPPVRPGAIIGVGRNYGAHAAEIGPEVQEEPRLFTKLPRSVIAHGAPIIRPTGVEKLDWEGEVGVVIGRPAKDVSVEDARDHIAGYLPLNDVTAREFQFDRTPGQTTFAKSMDSFCPIGPVMLVAGPEVDPDGFTVKSWVNDTLMQEGRTDDLLFPIPYLVSFISRYVTLMPGDIIATGTPAGIGHSRKPPLYLQPGDSVRIEVSGLPPLINRVTATIGA, from the coding sequence GTGAAAATTTTCTCCTATACTGATGGCACCACGCATCGCAGCGGATATTGCCTAGAAGGGCTTTATTACGATCTGGGCGACGTTCATGTCGGCGGCATTGATGCCCTAATTATTCAAGGACGGCTCAACTGTGATGATCTGGCCGCCGCAACGCATAGGGTAGGGGCGCAGGCGCTTGACCCCAGCTCCTTGCGCTTCCTGCCACCCGTTCGCCCGGGCGCCATCATTGGGGTTGGGCGCAACTATGGTGCCCACGCCGCCGAAATCGGACCTGAAGTGCAGGAGGAACCACGGTTGTTCACCAAACTGCCGCGCAGCGTTATAGCCCACGGTGCACCAATCATCCGCCCCACAGGAGTGGAAAAGCTGGACTGGGAGGGCGAGGTCGGCGTCGTGATTGGACGGCCGGCCAAGGACGTTTCGGTTGAGGATGCGCGCGACCATATAGCAGGCTATCTGCCGCTGAACGACGTAACCGCGCGCGAGTTTCAGTTCGACAGAACTCCCGGCCAGACGACCTTTGCGAAGAGCATGGACAGCTTTTGCCCGATCGGTCCCGTGATGCTGGTTGCCGGCCCCGAGGTCGACCCTGACGGATTTACCGTCAAAAGCTGGGTCAATGACACACTGATGCAGGAAGGACGGACCGATGATCTGCTGTTTCCGATCCCCTATCTGGTCAGCTTTATCAGCCGCTATGTCACGCTGATGCCAGGCGATATTATCGCCACTGGCACGCCCGCAGGGATAGGTCATAGCCGTAAACCACCTCTTTACCTTCAACCTGGCGACAGCGTGCGCATCGAGGTGAGTGGCCTGCCACCTCTGATCAACCGCGTCACAGCAACAATAGGAGCCTGA
- a CDS encoding RraA family protein, which yields MMDMIVDDTLLALLRSVDTPTVCNAIEVAQGKRGFDAFTRGTMLCSDPNGGAMVGYAVTAKIAAVAPPTEAPDVICARRMAYYKAMSEGPKPSVAVVEDIDYPHAIGAYWGEVNTTIHKGFGMSGALTNGVMRDLGDMAEGFPVVAGSIGPSHGFVHVKEIGSPVTIFGMTVGQGDLIHADRHGAVVIPPDVLGNLATSIQKMQETENLILEPARQLGFDFATFERAWSAFEKSRT from the coding sequence ATGATGGATATGATTGTGGACGATACATTGCTGGCGCTGCTACGCTCCGTCGATACACCGACCGTATGCAACGCGATTGAGGTGGCCCAAGGCAAGCGCGGGTTTGACGCCTTTACCCGTGGCACGATGTTGTGTTCTGATCCAAATGGCGGCGCGATGGTGGGCTACGCCGTGACTGCCAAAATTGCGGCTGTCGCACCACCGACAGAGGCACCAGATGTGATCTGTGCGCGGCGTATGGCATATTACAAGGCTATGTCGGAAGGGCCCAAACCATCAGTCGCCGTGGTCGAAGATATCGACTATCCCCACGCAATCGGCGCCTATTGGGGCGAGGTGAATACCACCATCCACAAAGGGTTCGGCATGTCAGGCGCGCTGACCAATGGTGTGATGCGCGATTTGGGCGATATGGCAGAGGGTTTTCCCGTGGTGGCAGGGTCAATTGGTCCCAGCCACGGGTTTGTGCATGTCAAAGAGATCGGCTCGCCAGTGACGATCTTTGGCATGACTGTGGGGCAAGGTGATCTGATCCATGCCGACCGTCACGGTGCAGTTGTAATCCCGCCCGATGTTTTGGGCAACTTGGCCACTTCAATCCAAAAGATGCAAGAGACCGAGAACCTAATCCTTGAGCCAGCGCGACAGCTCGGTTTCGATTTCGCGACATTCGAGCGTGCATGGAGCGCGTTTGAAAAATCACGGACCTGA
- a CDS encoding Ldh family oxidoreductase, whose translation MSKTSYTPDSIKAQATEILVNWGMSADNVALTAEGMLDCDLRGIDTHGISLLALYDKWRVGGGFALDATDKLLRDGPSYASIDAQGGLGFPVSVRAVELACNKARETGLAAVTVRNSRHFGAAGYYARLGAEKGMMMLVATSTKVVCMVPPGAADAVLGTNPLAYAVPRQNGAPVVFDMATSTAAGNKIRLYQLSNTPVPEGWVVDHEGKSVTDPDIASDIVYGSRPGGLTPLGATPGMGAYKGYGLALMGHFLGGTLAGGDFAGSKNRAADASDNIGHFFLAMDPAKFRDLAAFEADMCDVDDSLRATPAVDPDRPILLPGDVERKVADQRRKAGIPLADALVDQLKRISTEAGAQFVLTPQPE comes from the coding sequence ATGAGTAAGACAAGCTATACCCCCGACAGCATCAAGGCGCAGGCGACAGAGATCCTGGTGAACTGGGGAATGAGCGCTGACAACGTGGCGCTGACTGCTGAGGGTATGTTGGATTGTGATCTGCGCGGCATCGACACGCATGGCATTTCGCTACTGGCTCTGTACGATAAATGGCGTGTCGGCGGGGGCTTTGCGCTGGATGCGACAGACAAACTGCTCCGTGATGGGCCGTCCTACGCCAGCATAGACGCGCAAGGCGGTTTGGGCTTTCCAGTGTCCGTCAGAGCGGTCGAACTTGCCTGCAATAAGGCCCGCGAAACCGGACTGGCTGCAGTGACGGTAAGGAACTCTCGCCATTTTGGCGCAGCGGGCTATTATGCCCGCTTGGGTGCCGAAAAAGGCATGATGATGCTGGTCGCCACCTCGACAAAAGTGGTGTGCATGGTCCCCCCCGGTGCGGCCGATGCTGTGCTGGGCACCAACCCACTAGCCTATGCGGTTCCACGCCAGAATGGCGCACCTGTGGTCTTTGACATGGCGACCAGCACGGCCGCCGGTAACAAAATTAGGCTTTATCAATTATCCAACACGCCAGTTCCGGAGGGCTGGGTCGTGGACCATGAAGGCAAGTCTGTGACAGACCCCGATATCGCCTCTGACATTGTATATGGCAGCCGTCCAGGCGGGTTAACCCCGCTGGGTGCGACGCCAGGCATGGGGGCCTATAAGGGGTACGGCTTGGCGCTGATGGGCCATTTTCTTGGGGGCACCCTTGCGGGCGGCGACTTTGCGGGGTCCAAGAACCGTGCCGCGGACGCGTCAGATAATATCGGACACTTCTTTCTGGCAATGGATCCGGCCAAGTTTCGCGACCTTGCCGCGTTTGAGGCCGACATGTGCGATGTCGATGACAGCCTGCGCGCCACACCTGCGGTTGATCCCGACCGCCCGATCCTTTTGCCCGGAGATGTCGAACGTAAGGTCGCCGACCAGCGCCGTAAAGCTGGCATACCGCTGGCAGATGCACTTGTCGATCAACTGAAACGAATTTCAACTGAGGCCGGTGCACAATTCGTGCTGACGCCGCAACCCGAATAA
- the dctP gene encoding TRAP transporter substrate-binding protein DctP: MKTGVATFGLLATPAILRAASAVELTVVHGSPNAHIISAGGVEPWMENLKEIVGDAVSFRYYPGGQLANLKGLLSAIQSGVADAVPIPVGYASDKMPLNGVSMLPGLGSSAKTNIQAYAAALKTPELSGEFSTNGVVPIWNMAFPPYQIFSSEGPIKSYEDFNGRVIRSAGGSMNLAIQSLGAAPAEIPASDIYVAMERGTVGATLSAFSSVKGYGVQELCDAASSNGSFGTFTNVFSIRQEKWDTIPEDIRAAMMEAGALVEKSVATRMDGETDSLAAEFAANGMHIYEIPAEELVKINGALEAVHTDWVNRLAERELPAQSVLDAYRAAAAGLS; this comes from the coding sequence ATGAAGACAGGAGTCGCAACTTTCGGACTTTTGGCGACTCCGGCAATTCTTCGGGCCGCTTCGGCGGTTGAGCTGACGGTAGTACACGGCAGCCCGAACGCGCACATCATTTCCGCAGGCGGAGTCGAGCCATGGATGGAAAATCTCAAAGAAATCGTGGGTGATGCAGTGTCGTTTCGGTATTATCCTGGAGGGCAGTTAGCCAACCTCAAAGGTCTGCTTAGCGCAATCCAGTCCGGCGTTGCTGATGCTGTTCCGATCCCCGTGGGATATGCCAGTGACAAGATGCCTTTGAACGGTGTGTCGATGCTGCCAGGGCTTGGCTCCTCAGCAAAAACCAACATTCAGGCGTATGCCGCCGCGCTTAAAACACCTGAACTAAGCGGAGAGTTCTCTACAAACGGTGTCGTCCCAATCTGGAATATGGCTTTTCCGCCTTATCAAATATTTAGTTCCGAAGGACCGATCAAGTCATATGAGGACTTTAATGGGCGTGTCATCCGCTCTGCCGGTGGGAGCATGAATCTTGCTATTCAGTCTCTTGGGGCAGCGCCCGCAGAGATTCCCGCCTCCGACATCTACGTCGCGATGGAACGTGGCACGGTAGGCGCAACTCTATCGGCATTCTCCAGTGTGAAGGGCTATGGTGTGCAGGAACTGTGCGATGCAGCCAGCTCCAATGGGTCGTTTGGCACCTTCACTAACGTCTTTTCTATCCGCCAAGAGAAATGGGATACGATCCCCGAAGACATCCGTGCCGCAATGATGGAAGCTGGTGCACTGGTTGAAAAATCAGTTGCCACGCGCATGGACGGCGAAACGGACAGTCTGGCAGCAGAATTCGCCGCAAATGGCATGCATATCTACGAAATCCCTGCTGAAGAGCTAGTAAAGATCAACGGTGCGCTTGAGGCGGTCCATACTGACTGGGTCAATCGTCTGGCTGAGCGCGAGCTACCCGCTCAGTCGGTTCTGGATGCATACCGTGCTGCGGCTGCAGGTTTGTCATGA
- a CDS encoding LysR family transcriptional regulator: MKDRQIMGLIATFVAVAEAGSFSRAAERVSRSPSAVTDHINRLEALLEVRLLVRTTRSMRLTDAGEKFLARGRRLLNDTNKLVTDFKDDNNAFMGRLVLAVSPTIAVSLMPKTLTTIAERQPGLMISLMEALRTEMLQLVESGAVAFGIGPYDDVPDALVFRPIFGQEFRLILPEKHPIAARGYARPDDLSGLDMMCPSVGSTARQVLDELTRSAGFKVIPRYETLQYPTLFALVAAGLGATVMPIVDPTLLSMSRLVALPFEGRKIMRTMGVISRRGEVETQASTLVIKTLLKTALINRNRLALIL; the protein is encoded by the coding sequence ATGAAAGACAGACAGATCATGGGGCTGATTGCCACCTTCGTGGCAGTCGCCGAAGCTGGCAGTTTTAGCCGTGCAGCGGAGAGGGTATCACGCTCGCCTTCGGCGGTAACCGATCATATCAACCGTTTGGAAGCATTGCTGGAGGTGCGATTGCTGGTACGCACAACACGCAGCATGCGCCTGACCGATGCCGGAGAGAAATTTCTAGCCCGCGGGCGGAGGCTGCTGAACGACACAAACAAGTTGGTCACTGACTTCAAAGATGACAACAACGCCTTTATGGGCAGATTGGTGTTGGCTGTATCGCCAACGATCGCGGTCTCACTGATGCCAAAAACGCTGACGACAATTGCTGAACGGCAACCCGGATTGATGATCTCACTGATGGAGGCGTTGCGTACAGAGATGCTGCAGCTAGTGGAAAGCGGCGCTGTGGCCTTTGGGATCGGGCCCTATGATGATGTACCAGATGCTTTGGTCTTCCGACCGATTTTTGGGCAGGAATTCCGACTGATCCTACCGGAAAAGCACCCCATCGCAGCGCGGGGTTATGCACGGCCCGATGACCTAAGCGGTCTGGATATGATGTGCCCCAGCGTCGGCAGCACGGCGCGGCAGGTTCTAGATGAATTGACCCGAAGCGCAGGTTTTAAGGTGATCCCTCGTTATGAGACGCTGCAATATCCGACGTTGTTTGCCCTGGTTGCAGCAGGTCTGGGTGCCACGGTGATGCCGATCGTTGATCCGACGCTGCTATCCATGTCGCGCTTGGTCGCCCTGCCGTTCGAAGGCCGCAAAATCATGCGCACCATGGGTGTGATCTCGCGCCGTGGAGAAGTCGAGACCCAAGCCAGCACACTGGTGATCAAAACCTTGCTGAAAACCGCCCTGATCAATCGCAACCGCTTAGCCCTGATACTTTGA
- a CDS encoding TauD/TfdA dioxygenase family protein — protein sequence MLNVIPSGDILGARIEGLDLSKPVSAEDHRVVVQALGENGMICIPDQHISAGELKAFAQRFGTLEINVANSFMDEDHPEVMILSNIKKDGKPIGLSDAGQDWHTDMSYSKDIAFANVLYGLEIPTRDGEPLGCTEFANMHQAYDDLPEELKTKLAGRTATHDFNKFWEKMRSEKGSSRPALTPEQRAKKPPVLQPVFLTHPITGRTVLYANPGYTMQIDGMDTQESDEILAFLFKHQLQEKYRIKHMWKKFDVIMWDNIGTLHNAVADYGPDEHRLIKRCQVMADKVLDGAALQLA from the coding sequence ATGCTTAATGTAATCCCATCTGGCGACATCTTGGGCGCCCGTATCGAGGGCCTCGATTTGTCCAAGCCGGTCTCGGCCGAGGACCACCGTGTGGTCGTTCAGGCGCTTGGCGAAAACGGGATGATCTGCATCCCTGACCAGCATATCAGCGCCGGAGAACTCAAGGCCTTTGCCCAGCGGTTCGGTACGCTGGAAATCAACGTGGCGAACTCGTTCATGGATGAGGATCATCCCGAGGTGATGATCCTTTCAAACATCAAAAAGGACGGGAAACCGATTGGCCTGTCCGACGCCGGGCAGGACTGGCACACCGACATGTCTTATTCAAAAGACATCGCTTTTGCCAATGTCCTCTACGGGCTTGAGATTCCGACGCGCGATGGTGAGCCGTTGGGGTGTACTGAATTTGCCAATATGCATCAGGCCTATGACGACCTGCCGGAAGAGTTGAAGACCAAGTTGGCTGGACGCACTGCGACCCATGACTTCAACAAGTTTTGGGAAAAGATGCGCAGCGAAAAAGGCTCGTCACGCCCAGCGTTGACGCCCGAACAGCGCGCCAAAAAGCCCCCAGTTTTACAGCCGGTCTTTCTCACGCATCCTATCACCGGACGCACTGTGCTTTACGCAAATCCCGGCTACACCATGCAGATTGACGGAATGGATACGCAAGAGAGCGATGAAATTCTCGCCTTCCTGTTCAAACATCAGTTGCAGGAAAAATACCGCATTAAGCATATGTGGAAAAAGTTCGATGTGATCATGTGGGACAATATCGGCACGCTGCACAATGCTGTGGCCGACTATGGCCCCGATGAGCACCGGCTGATCAAACGCTGTCAGGTCATGGCCGACAAGGTTCTAGACGGCGCGGCGTTGCAACTTGCCTGA
- a CDS encoding glutathione S-transferase family protein, whose protein sequence is MMKLYMSANSPYARKVRVLLAEMGKAQDVEEISVNPRDATTGFWEVNAVAKIPTLELDDGRAIGESDLISHYLLTTTRSADIFRCKGIERLSALALANGVLDTGMAARVEKTRPGAEDTDAFVAKNLNALSRAFDALEVCATRDSDTPDLADIALVCAVDWISLRHPEVTVTENRPSLAKRVAQLSQRPSFKSTVPG, encoded by the coding sequence ATGATGAAATTATATATGAGCGCGAATTCGCCCTATGCCCGCAAGGTGCGAGTCCTGCTGGCAGAGATGGGCAAAGCTCAAGACGTCGAGGAAATATCGGTCAACCCACGTGATGCAACCACAGGATTTTGGGAGGTCAACGCGGTTGCTAAAATTCCGACGCTGGAGCTAGACGATGGTCGCGCAATTGGTGAATCCGATCTGATTTCTCACTATCTTCTGACGACAACACGAAGCGCGGATATATTTCGCTGCAAGGGGATCGAACGGCTTTCAGCACTTGCCCTCGCCAACGGTGTTTTGGACACAGGCATGGCAGCTCGGGTGGAAAAGACCCGCCCAGGCGCGGAAGACACAGACGCCTTTGTCGCAAAAAACCTGAATGCGTTGAGCCGCGCGTTTGATGCGCTAGAGGTATGCGCGACACGCGACAGTGACACCCCTGATCTGGCCGATATAGCTTTGGTCTGTGCCGTTGACTGGATTTCGCTGCGCCATCCCGAGGTCACCGTCACAGAGAACCGGCCCTCGCTGGCCAAACGTGTGGCACAGCTTTCACAGCGCCCGTCATTCAAATCGACGGTGCCGGGATAA